CATATATCCATTTCTTAACGCCAAAAGTATTTTAGGTTATTTATCGAGTGGAGTCAACACTATCTCTTCAAAGTGTCCACTTTTTCGGGGGGGGAGTAATTATATTCCCTTCCAAAACATAATCAGTATTATGAGTTGCTTTTAAAAGACCACCACTGCGGATTACATGGCGATATATTTTTGTCTTTAAACAATAATTTAATTTTGCCACTCTCAATATTAACTAGATAAAGCCCATCAGGGAAATATATATTTACTAACATTGTATATGTTGTTTCTTTATATCCAGCAAACACTATTTGTTGACCATCTGGTGACCAATCTATCCCAACTGTACGATAGGTATTTAAGTTAAGCTTCTTTAGTAAATTGCCGTTTCTGTCAATTATATAAATACCGTTTTCATTACCATCTTGATAGGTAAAAGCTATCTTTTTCCCATCCGGAGAAAATTTAGGTGACCATAACACTATATTGCTTGGAAAAACACTAGATAGAGTAACATATTTCCCTTTTTTGCCACTGTTTAAATGAATAAAACCATCAACTTTTATCTCTTTCATATTTTTACAATCTGCGCTAAGAATACATATACTTCGTCCGCTAGAAAACACTATTTCATTTCCATCCAGAGACCAAGATGGATCTCGAATCATTTTATAATTGTACTGAATACACTCATTTGATCTTAAATCATAAATTTCCAACTTTTCTTGTTCTATATCAGTTTTACCATATACCCCAAAAGCTATTTTATTACCTTTAGGGGAATATGAAGGTAAAAAATATTCTCCTGGACCAGCTATTTGTTGCGGTTTTTGCGTGGCTATATCCATTTTTACAATGTATTGAGGATAACCGCTGAAACCACTGAAGATATCAATAAACACAACTTCTTTCCCATTGGGGGATAAGTTAGGATTCCTCAATATACGTGCAGATTGCATTTTACCGTCTTCCATATAATTTCCAACCAACAATATCTTACGTAAATTACCGGGTGAGTCTTCACAAGATAACAAGTACATACTATTCTTACTGAGTGATACCCCGAAGACAACCATTCCATGTTGGTTCTTAAGCAATTCTATCTTTGCGTATTTATTAAATGATATACAACTAGATAACAGAGCACTAGCAACTATGATTATTGTTATTGTACTAACAAATTCTTTACTGTATTTCACTTCAATATTCCTTTGTTTATCATATATTGCAAATATCCTTCAAAGGAATGTCCTTGTACAGTAGAACCTCCGTTACCAAAAGGAATACCTATTCCTATACCATTAAATCCTGTTACATAGTCCATATTCCCCTTTATTACATTTCTTTCACCCTGATTACTATAGTACTCACTAAA
This is a stretch of genomic DNA from Elusimicrobiota bacterium. It encodes these proteins:
- a CDS encoding DPP IV N-terminal domain-containing protein, encoding MEDGKMQSARILRNPNLSPNGKEVVFIDIFSGFSGYPQYIVKMDIATQKPQQIAGPGEYFLPSYSPKGNKIAFGVYGKTDIEQEKLEIYDLRSNECIQYNYKMIRDPSWSLDGNEIVFSSGRSICILSADCKNMKEIKVDGFIHLNSGKKGKYVTLSSVFPSNIVLWSPKFSPDGKKIAFTYQDGNENGIYIIDRNGNLLKKLNLNTYRTVGIDWSPDGQQIVFAGYKETTYTMLVNIYFPDGLYLVNIESGKIKLLFKDKNISPCNPQWWSFKSNS